The Pyrus communis chromosome 2, drPyrComm1.1, whole genome shotgun sequence genome includes a window with the following:
- the LOC137725138 gene encoding calcium-binding protein KRP1-like — protein MASRSSNGVVFEDFFPTMVQRLGAEGFMKELCNGFRLLMDEKKGVITFESLKRNSALLGLHGMSDEELRCMLREGDLDGDGCLNEMEFSTLMVRLSPDLMQTSRELVEEALL, from the coding sequence ATGGCGTCACGAAGTAGCAATGGAGTTGTGTTTGAAGATTTCTTCCCGACCATGGTGCAGAGATTGGGAGCAGAAGGGTTCATGAAGGAGCTGTGTAACGGGTTCCGGTTGCTAATGGACGAAAAGAAAGGCGTGATCACTTTCGAGAGCTTGAAGAGGAACTCGGCATTGCTAGGGTTGCATGGGATGAGTGATGAGGAGTTAAGGTGCATGCTGAGAGAAGGTGACTTGGATGGAGATGGGTGTTTGAATGAGATGGAGTTTTCTACTCTCATGGTTAGGTTAAGTCCTGATTTGATGCAGACTTCTAGAGAACTAGTGGAGGAAGCTCTGTTGTAA
- the LOC137721741 gene encoding calcium-binding protein KIC-like, which produces MVRAAAFAAGAHVAFSSDAASLLKAAQVKNAAHIMPTVGSSTQSVKPDDFFPAMVEKLGAEGFMEELSKGFRLLTDGEKGMITFESLKKNSGLLGLQGMSDEEIMCMLKEGDLDGDGALDEMEFCTLMFRLSPAMMQSSQELLVVALDM; this is translated from the exons ATGGTAAGAGCTGCTGCATTTGCTGCTGGGGCACATGTTGCTTTTTCTTCGGATGCTGCATCACTTCTCAAGGCTGCTCAGGTAAAGAATGCTGCCCATATCATGCctacagttggttcttctacccAATCGGTTAAACCTGATG ATTTCTTTCCAGCCATGGTTGAGAAATTGGGAGCAGAAGGGTTTATGGAGGAGCTGTCGAAAGGGTTTCGGTTGTTGACGGATGGAGAGAAGGGAATGATCACATTTGAGAGCTTGAAGAAGAACTCGGGATTGCTTGGATTGCAAGGCATGAGCGATGAGGAGATCATGTGCATGCTCAAGGAAGGTGATTTGGACGGTGATGGCGCCTTGGATGAGATGGAGTTTTGCACCCTCATGTTCAGATTGAGCCCTGCCATGATGCAAAGTTCTCAAGAATTACTGGTGGTAGCTTTAGATAtgtaa
- the LOC137725137 gene encoding B-box domain protein 31-like, which yields MKKCDLCDSAAQVYCDSDQASLCWDCDVKVHGANFLVAKHSRTLLCHVCQSPTPWIGSGLKLCPTVSVCESCVNNNEGNHHEDDDDEEEGQDGAEEDEENQVVPWSCKPPPPVSSTSSSSREERLSESVNISRSTARREPR from the coding sequence ATGAAGAAGTGCGATCTGTGTGACTCTGCAGCACAAGTGTACTGCGATTCCGATCAAGCAAGCCTCTGCTGGGACTGCGACGTCAAAGTTCACGGTGCAAACTTTCTGGTGGCCAAGCATTCAAGAACTCTGCTCTGCCATGTCTGCCAATCTCCGACCCCCTGGATCGGCTCCGGTCTCAAGCTCTGCCCTACTGTTTCTGTTTGCGAGAGTTGTGTCAATAATAATGAAGGAAATCATCACGAAGACGACGACGATGAAGAAGAAGGGCAGGACGGTgcggaagaagatgaagaaaaccaAGTTGTTCCATGGTCGTGTAAGCCTCCTCCGCCCGTGTCTTCAACTTCTTCGAGCAGTAGGGAAGAACGATTAAGTGAAAGCGTGAACATTTCCAGATCAACAGCCAGAAGGGAACCCAGGTGA
- the LOC137725136 gene encoding universal stress protein PHOS32-like, whose protein sequence is MASPRKSPLSEPGDRQSAAAIVVQPSSPRYPPSGTPTSGAQRRIGIAVDLSDESAFAVKWAVQNYLRPGDAVILLHVRPTSVLYGADWGATDVSIPEDQESQQKLEDDFDNFTVTKANDLAKPLEEAKTPYKIHIVKDHDMKERLCLEVERLGLSAVVMGSRGFGASKRTSKARLGSVSDYCVQHCVCPVIVVRFSDDKDDENDAVKQGNFDCPVVPEEEPEFHDALHKDADKAR, encoded by the exons ATGGCTTCTCCCAGAAAGAGCCCGTTATCGGAACCCGGAGATCGCCAGTCCGCTGCGGCAATCGTAGTCCAACCGTCGTCCCCGCGCTACCCTCCCAGCGGGACCCCCACCTCCGGAGCCCAGCGCCGGATCGGGATCGCCGTCGATCTCAGCGACGAGAGCGCCTTCGCTGTTAAATGGGCCGTCCAGAACTACCTCCGCCCCGGAGACGCCGTCATCCTCCTCCACGTCCGTCCCACCAGCGTCCTCTACGGCGCCGACTGGGGCGCCACCGACGTCTCCATCCCCGAGGACCAGGAGTCCCAGCAGAAGCTCGAGGACGATTTCGACAATTTCACCGTCACCAAGGCCAACGACCTCGCCAAGCCGCTCGAGGAGGCCAAGACGCCATACAAGATCCACATAGTCAAGGACCACGACATGAAGGAGCGGTTGTGTTTGGAGGTTGAGAGGCTTGGCCTCAGCGCCGTCGTGATGGGCAGCCGGGGATTCGGGGCTTCTAAGCGGACCTCCAAGGCCAGGCTCGGCAGTGTCAGTGACTACTGCGTGCAACACTGCGTTTGCCCTGTCATCGTCGTGAGGTTCTCCGATGACAAGGATGATGAAAACGACGCCGTAAAGCAAGGTAACTTTGACTGCCCCGTCGTGCCTGAGGAGGAGCCGGAGTTTCATGACGCTTTGCATAAAG ATGCCGATAAGGCGCGCTGA
- the LOC137725134 gene encoding E3 ubiquitin-protein ligase CSU1-like: MPQRHSKNNNDLAFFTYDEKKKLGYGTQRERLGRDSIKPFDACCLCLKPFIDPMCCQKGHVFCKECILECLLSQKKDIHRKLAAHTAQQKQEKNEEDDRLMQQKARELEAFDQQNHGAIPQYNDRNQSQDKTGFHGANSVKVTSYEEEALRTMKAFWLPSATPAAPVKVDAPSMSTVCPEGNEKLKLKSLFSVYYTEDTNEKKTSSLDKTFICPSCKVTLTNTLSLVALSSCGHVFCKKCADKFMAVDKVCLVCSKGCKERNLVNLAKGGTGFAGHDDNLEARDFKHLGSGSGLGLVRPAAKT, encoded by the exons ATGCCGCAGAGGCACTCGAAGAACAACAACGACCTCGCTTTCTTCACCTACGACGAGAAGAAGAAGCTCGGCTATGGAACCCAGAGGGAGCGGCTCGGCAGGGACTCCATCAAGCCCTTCGACGCCTGCTGCCTCTGCCTCAAGCCCTTCATCGACCCCATGTGCTGCCAGAAAGGCCACGTCTTTTGCAAGGAATGCATTCTCGAGTGCTTGCTTTCTCAGAAGAAGGACATCCACAG AAAGCTAGCTGCACATACTGCTCAGCAGAAGCAAGAAAAGAATGAGGAAGATGATCGGTTAATGCAGCAGAAAGCTAGAGAGCTTGAGGCTTTTGATCAGCAAAACCACGGTGCAATTCCACAATACAATGATAGAAACCAGAGCCAAGATAAGACTGGTTTCCACGGGGCAAACAGTGTGAAGGTCACTTCTTATGAAGAGGAGGCTCTTCGGACAATGAAAGCCTTTTGGCTGCCTTCTGCTACACCGGCAGCTCCTGTTAAAGTAGATGCTCCCTCTATGAGCACAGTCTGTCCAGAAGGAAATGAGAAACTAAAGCTGAAGTCCCTATTCTCTGTGTATTACACAGAAGACACTAACGAGAAGAAAACTTCATCTCTGGATAAGACATTTATCTGTCCGAGCTGCAAGGTTACCTTGACCAACACGCTGTCACTCGTGGCCCTTAGTTCATGCGGGCATGTGTTTTGTAAGAAATGTGCTGATAAGTTCATGGCTGTAGATAAGGTTTGCCTTGTTTGCAGCAAGGGATGCAAAGAAAGGAACTTGGTGAACTTGGCAAAAGGAGGAACAGGCTTTGCAGGGCACGATGATAATCTTGAAGCAAGAGACTTCAAGCATTTGGGGAGTGGTTCCGGATTAGGGTTGGTGAGACCCGCCGCGAAGACTTAA